The genomic stretch TGATTTTTACTTCTTTGAGCCACTCCCTAGCCAAGATAATCTCGGTTTTGAGAGCGTCCATGTCTTCGTCATACTGCTCAAGGAATTTCACGGGAGATGACGCATAATCGATAACTTGATCCACCGCTTGGACTCTTTCATCGAGGGCTAACACACCATCAGCACTAAGGGCGATAGCAATTCGATCAAGCAAATGTTCTCGTAATGCGCCTTCTTCGGGGTTATAGGTAGCAATTAATAAAGGTTTGCATGGATGCGCAAAACTGATGCCTTCCCGTTCAATCTGATTTTTGCCTTCTGTCAAGACGGTTAAAAGTTGGTTGGCGATTTGATCATCTAACAAGTTGATTTCATCGATATATAAAACCCCACGATGGGCTTGTGCCAACAATCCGGGCTGAAAGACGGGTTCACCACGCTTAACGGATTGCTCCACATCCACCGAACCTAAAAGCCTGTCTTCCGTGACTCCTAAAGGTATTTGTACAAAAGGGGCTTTGATTACTTCTGTAGGAATTTGAGCAGGATCGGTATCGGCGTATTGTTGCCATGTGTCGGTATCCCAATCTTCGGAATTTTGGGGATCACAGTTAAAGCGATTATCTTTGATTACTTCTATGGGCGGTAATAGGGCATGGATTCCCCTCGCCATAACGGATTTAGCAGTCCCCCGTTTACCTGCGATCGCCACTCCCCCCAAACGAGGATCAACGGCGGCGAGTAGTAAAGCTGTTTTAATGGCTTGTTGCCCAATGACGGCAGTTAAAGGAAAATTAATATTTTTAGTGGTTAATGTGGACATTAATATAGACGTTATTATAAATGCGATGTAAAGCTATATTTTACCGTACATGGGGTATAGACTCGATCGAACTCAAAAAACGGTATTAGTTATACAGAGAATAACCTTTAAACTCTATTGATATTTGTTTTTGATGTTTTCAAAATTAGAGGATAAAAACTCCAATCTCTCCACCCCTTCATTGATAAAGTCATCTTTTTTTCTCTTATTATCTTTTTTTGACATTGCTTTCCAATTACTACAATCAAAAGTTAATAATGGAAACCATTTTCTTGGTAATTGATGATATAATGTCATATTAGGATACTTATTTTTCCAATCCTGATAAGTAGGATATTGAATATCCACAACAGTTAGATAACCACAGGAATATAAAGAATACAATACTGTTGCTCTGGTATATTGGGATGAATAAATAGAGTTTTTGACAATAAAATTGTCTAAGTCTGATTTACGGGCGAAACTTAGGTCTAAAATACGATAAGAGTTTTGAAGTTGTCCAAAATCATTTAATGTCACCCCTATTTTTTCAAATTCAAATCCAAATAATTCCGCTACTTCTATAAGAGTATTTTCCCAATTCTGATAGAGATTGACTAACATACAAAAGTTTACATATATTTCATTTTTAACGCTGTAACAACAGATTTTCCAGTTTCTAAAATTTCTAGTAAATCATTATTTTTTTTAGATTCTTCATAATTTAATTCAGCTTTTTTAATAGCAAAATCCACAAAATTTAAACTAACTTTGTCTAAAGATTCTTGTAATAGATACCATGATGTAGTTATATTATTCCAACAGATATTTTTATAGCCTTTTTGTCTTAATAATTTTTGTGTTTTTTTGTCTAAGGAATTAAATTTTTCTGAGTTTCTTTTTTGACATTGTTTATAATTAAGACCATCAAAGAATTTATTATTTTTCATAAAAATTATAGTTTTCCATATTTTTTCTGATATTGCATAGCAATATTTTGAGCTTCATTAATTATTTCTTCGGCTTTTTCTAAGTCTTCCCTCACAGATTCTTTTGATACAGCTCCAATTTCTTTTAAAATAACATCATCAGCTTTTTTTACTGTTCCAAAAATATGTTTAAATTGTTGTATAAGTTCACTTTTTGACCAATCCGTTAACGTTTTCGTAAAAGAAGTCAATTTCGCTCTTAAACCAAAATTTTCTCTATTTAATTTTTGATTAATTTCTGCTCTCTCATTTCGTTCTAAAAAGATTTTGACTAAAGTCTCAGAAGACATAGTTATTTGTCCAAGATTCACCCATTCTTCTAATTGTTTTTTACTTAAACAAAGTAAATTAATTTGTTTTAAATTAGGATTTTTCTCAATAATTGCTTGTTCTAATTCATTTCTTTTCATAGTTGACTAAGTTATATAGCAATTCTCGTTTTGGTGAGGTACAAAGATTGTCGTTGAAAGGTAAGAGGCAATAAAAAAAGTACCTCATAATTGTAAAAAACGCTATATTCAATTTGAATCAGTATTTTATAACTACATAGTATCACGCAAATACTTAAAATGTTATAGAATCTATTTATAGCGTTTTTCATGGTTACGGGGTACAGAAATAAAATTAAAGTTTCCCTGATTATAAGGATTTAAGCGTACCTCATAACGGTAGAAATTGCTATATATATTTCTGGCGTAAATAGTTATGGTATTACTTATAGCTTGTGCTTCATTCAAAAAATGTTATGATAAAAGGCAATTAAGATCGATCGACAAATTGATAAAAAGTGAGCAAAATTTACTCACTAAAAATCTTATTTTTTTATAAATTTAAACCCTCAGTTAATTTATTCTTAGCAATAGTTAAAGCCTCCTCAACTTTACTGCTATCTTTGCCTCCAGCTTGTGCTAAATTAGGTCTTCCACCTCCGCCTCCACCGCAGATTTTTGCAATTTCACCGATAAATTTGCCAGCTTGAAGTTGTTTTTCTTTATAGACTTTTTCACTAAAAGCGGCAACTAAACTCACTTTATTTTCTTCAGGAATTGATGCTAAAATCACGGCACTTTGTCCTAATTTTTGTTGTAACTTTTCTGCTGTTGTTTGCAAAGATTTTGCATCTAAATCTCCTAAATTAGCCACTAAAATTTTGAATTCCCCAATAGTTTCAGCTTGGTTAATTAAACTTTCAGATTTTAATAAAGCTAACTCTTGTTTCACATTTTCTAAATCTTTTTGAGTGGTTTTTAATTCACTTTGAAGGTTAGAAAAACGATCGACAATTTCCTCTGGTTTTGCCTTTAATTTATCGCATAATTCTTTGACAACTCCATCTCTGACTTTGAGATATTCTAAAACTGACGCACCTGCAACAGCTTCGATACGTCTGATACCAGAAGCAACCCCCGTCTCCGAGATAATCTTAAATAAGCCAATTTCTGCGGTATTATTAACATGAGTGCCTCCGCATAACTCCATGGAAACGCTAGGAATATCGATAACACGAACTTCTGAGCCATATTTCTCCCCAAACATCGCGATCGCACCTTTAGCTTTAGCCTCATTAATGCCCATAACAGAAATATGAGCGTCGTGGGCTTCGGCGATCCAAGTGTTGATTAAATCTTCAACTTGTTGTAATTGTTGCTTAGTAATAGGTTGTGGAGAATTAAAGTCGAATCTTAACTTATCAAAGGATACCAAAGAACCAGCCTGAGAGATGTTTTCATCGACAACTTTTTTCAATGCTGACTGTAAGAGGTGGGTTGCGGTGTGATTGGCTTTAACTCGGTTACGACAGGCTTTATCAATAGTCGCGCGTAACTTTTGCCCAATATGAATTGTACCCCTTTTTACTGTACCATAGTGGACGAAAAAGCCCGATTCTTTCTGCACATCTTCGATCGATACTAACACATCTTCTCCTGCTAAATAGCCTCGATCGCCGATTTGTCCACCAGATTCCGCATAAAATGGAGTTTTATTCAAAATTAGTTGAACTTTACTACCAGATTCAGCTTTTTCCACCGATTTACCCTCAACTAATAACGCCTCGATGTGACTTATTAACTGATATTCGCTATAACCTAAAAATTCTGTGGGGTGGATATGCTCTGCTAACTTATCTATGCTACCCTGTACCGTTAAATCGATCGTTTCATGGGCAGACTGCGATCGAACCCTTTGAGCTTCCATTTCCGCTTCAAAACCAGACACATCAACGGTTAAACTCTCTTCTTCCGCAATTTCCTGAGTCAATTCGAGGGGGAAACCATAGGTATCATAAAGGGTAAAAGCATCCTCACCAGAAATTACGGTTTTTTGCTGACTTCTGAGTTTAATAATCACCTCATTTAAGAGTTTTTCGCCCCTTTCGAGGGTTGCTAAGAATGCCGATTCTTCCCGTTGCAACTCGGTTTTAATTAACTTTTCTCTTTCTCTCGTGTTGCTGTAAACCCCTTCTAAGAGTTGTATTGCCGTTTCTGCTACCTCAGTGATAAAATTCCCATCGATCCCGATTAAACGCCCGTGACGCACCACACGACGGATTAGACGGCGCAAAATATAGCCTCTTCCTATATTAGAGGCAGAAATACCATCGGCTATCATCTGAACTACTGAACGCACATGATCACCGATAACCTTTAAAGATACCTTAGTATTTTCATCCACTTTGCTATAATCAATATCCGCTAACTTCGCCGCCGTTGTGATGATAGGGAAAATCAAGTCCGTTTCGTAATTATTCGTCACTTGTTGCAGAATTTGTGCCATTCTTTCTAACCCCATACCAGTATCGATGTTTTTGTTTTGCAGAGGGGTTAAATTGCCTTCAGCGTCTCGGTTATACTGCATGAAAACCAAGTTGTAAAACTCGATGAAGCGGGTATCGTCTTCCAAGTCGATGTTATCATCCCCCAATTCGGGCTTAAAATCATAGTATAACTCAGAACAAGGACCACAAGGACCAGTTACCCCTGATTTCCAGAAGTTATCTTCTTCTCCCATGCGAATAATCCGTTTTT from Geminocystis sp. NIES-3709 encodes the following:
- the alaS gene encoding alanine--tRNA ligase, whose product is MSKQPPSLTGNEIREKFLNFFAQKQHKILPSASLVPEDPTVLLTIAGMLPFKPIFLGQKNPDYPRATTSQKCIRTNDIENVGRTARHHTFFEMLGNFSFGDYFKSQAIAWGWELSTKVFQLPPERIVVSVFREDDEAFAIWRDEVGIPEKRIIRMGEEDNFWKSGVTGPCGPCSELYYDFKPELGDDNIDLEDDTRFIEFYNLVFMQYNRDAEGNLTPLQNKNIDTGMGLERMAQILQQVTNNYETDLIFPIITTAAKLADIDYSKVDENTKVSLKVIGDHVRSVVQMIADGISASNIGRGYILRRLIRRVVRHGRLIGIDGNFITEVAETAIQLLEGVYSNTREREKLIKTELQREESAFLATLERGEKLLNEVIIKLRSQQKTVISGEDAFTLYDTYGFPLELTQEIAEEESLTVDVSGFEAEMEAQRVRSQSAHETIDLTVQGSIDKLAEHIHPTEFLGYSEYQLISHIEALLVEGKSVEKAESGSKVQLILNKTPFYAESGGQIGDRGYLAGEDVLVSIEDVQKESGFFVHYGTVKRGTIHIGQKLRATIDKACRNRVKANHTATHLLQSALKKVVDENISQAGSLVSFDKLRFDFNSPQPITKQQLQQVEDLINTWIAEAHDAHISVMGINEAKAKGAIAMFGEKYGSEVRVIDIPSVSMELCGGTHVNNTAEIGLFKIISETGVASGIRRIEAVAGASVLEYLKVRDGVVKELCDKLKAKPEEIVDRFSNLQSELKTTQKDLENVKQELALLKSESLINQAETIGEFKILVANLGDLDAKSLQTTAEKLQQKLGQSAVILASIPEENKVSLVAAFSEKVYKEKQLQAGKFIGEIAKICGGGGGGRPNLAQAGGKDSSKVEEALTIAKNKLTEGLNL